The proteins below are encoded in one region of Tamandua tetradactyla isolate mTamTet1 chromosome 9, mTamTet1.pri, whole genome shotgun sequence:
- the LOC143646408 gene encoding interferon-induced transmembrane protein 3-like isoform X1: protein MSVPRPAGLPHHPPPTQTISKPAFSRNQETETPGKREEPLSPVKSRGVEAAQTDDFQTSIQQESRNRNSWEKGGATEPCPCALLLSTSAAVSIMSRASQTLFTRANTGLPPSYEVLKEEHEVAVLGTPASSAPAGPTIISIQGETSVPDHVVWSLFNTLFMNFCCLGFAAFAYSVKSRDRKMVGDITGAQSYASTSKCLNICALVFSLLTAIVLIILTVTGALVAHGAFQQYGQDHGGY, encoded by the exons ATGTCAGTGCCTAGGCCGGCCGGCCTTCCCCACCACCCACCACCGACCCAG ACGATTTCCAAACCAGCATTCAGCAGgaatcaagaaacagaaactccTGGGAAAAGGGAGGAGCCACTGAGCCCTGTCAAGTCCAGAGGAGTTGAGGCAGCGCAAACGG ACGATTTCCAAACCAGCATTCAGCAGgaatcaagaaacagaaactccTGGGAAAAGGGAGGAGCCACTGAGCCCTGTCCCTGCGCGCTGCTGCTCTCCACATCTGCTGCAGTTTCCATCATGAGCCGCGCTTCCCAGACCCTCTTCACTCGCGCCAACACTGGCCTCCCCCCGTCCTACGAGGTGCTCAAGGAGGAGCACGAGGTGGCCGTGCTGGGGACCCCCGCCAGCTCTGCCCCTGCTGGGCCCACCATCATCAGCATCCAGGGCGAGACCAGCGTGCCGGACCACGTGGTCTGGTCCCTGTTCAACACGCTCTTCATGAACTTCTGCTGCCTGGGCTTCGCGGCCTTCGCCTACTCCGTGAAG TCCAGGGACCGGAAGATGGTGGGTGACATCACGGGGGCTCAGAGCTACGCGTCCACTTCCAAGTGCCTGAACATCTGCGCCCTGGTCTTCAGCCTGCTCACGGCCATCGTGCTCATTATTCTCACGGTCACTGGCGCGCTCGTAGCCCACGGTGCTTTTCAACAGTATGGACAGGATCACGGAGGCTACTAG
- the LOC143646408 gene encoding interferon-induced transmembrane protein 3-like isoform X2, whose product MLAVYYDFQTSIQQESRNRNSWEKGGATEPCPCALLLSTSAAVSIMSRASQTLFTRANTGLPPSYEVLKEEHEVAVLGTPASSAPAGPTIISIQGETSVPDHVVWSLFNTLFMNFCCLGFAAFAYSVKSRDRKMVGDITGAQSYASTSKCLNICALVFSLLTAIVLIILTVTGALVAHGAFQQYGQDHGGY is encoded by the exons ATGTTAGCAGTCTATT ACGATTTCCAAACCAGCATTCAGCAGgaatcaagaaacagaaactccTGGGAAAAGGGAGGAGCCACTGAGCCCTGTCCCTGCGCGCTGCTGCTCTCCACATCTGCTGCAGTTTCCATCATGAGCCGCGCTTCCCAGACCCTCTTCACTCGCGCCAACACTGGCCTCCCCCCGTCCTACGAGGTGCTCAAGGAGGAGCACGAGGTGGCCGTGCTGGGGACCCCCGCCAGCTCTGCCCCTGCTGGGCCCACCATCATCAGCATCCAGGGCGAGACCAGCGTGCCGGACCACGTGGTCTGGTCCCTGTTCAACACGCTCTTCATGAACTTCTGCTGCCTGGGCTTCGCGGCCTTCGCCTACTCCGTGAAG TCCAGGGACCGGAAGATGGTGGGTGACATCACGGGGGCTCAGAGCTACGCGTCCACTTCCAAGTGCCTGAACATCTGCGCCCTGGTCTTCAGCCTGCTCACGGCCATCGTGCTCATTATTCTCACGGTCACTGGCGCGCTCGTAGCCCACGGTGCTTTTCAACAGTATGGACAGGATCACGGAGGCTACTAG
- the LOC143646408 gene encoding interferon-induced transmembrane protein 3-like isoform X3: MSRASQTLFTRANTGLPPSYEVLKEEHEVAVLGTPASSAPAGPTIISIQGETSVPDHVVWSLFNTLFMNFCCLGFAAFAYSVKSRDRKMVGDITGAQSYASTSKCLNICALVFSLLTAIVLIILTVTGALVAHGAFQQYGQDHGGY; encoded by the exons ATGAGCCGCGCTTCCCAGACCCTCTTCACTCGCGCCAACACTGGCCTCCCCCCGTCCTACGAGGTGCTCAAGGAGGAGCACGAGGTGGCCGTGCTGGGGACCCCCGCCAGCTCTGCCCCTGCTGGGCCCACCATCATCAGCATCCAGGGCGAGACCAGCGTGCCGGACCACGTGGTCTGGTCCCTGTTCAACACGCTCTTCATGAACTTCTGCTGCCTGGGCTTCGCGGCCTTCGCCTACTCCGTGAAG TCCAGGGACCGGAAGATGGTGGGTGACATCACGGGGGCTCAGAGCTACGCGTCCACTTCCAAGTGCCTGAACATCTGCGCCCTGGTCTTCAGCCTGCTCACGGCCATCGTGCTCATTATTCTCACGGTCACTGGCGCGCTCGTAGCCCACGGTGCTTTTCAACAGTATGGACAGGATCACGGAGGCTACTAG